GTCTGACGAGGGGCCAATTAAGGCGAAGACGTGGCATCGTTGTTATGCGCTGCGAAGCATATCTATCGACTTGCAATCGAACACAGCGTTACCGTGGTGGATGCCGTTACCTCAGGTGAAAAGTTACACGGTGCGCCACAGGGAGACGGAGGCGTCGACCGGTTATATAACCCTCGACTGAGGGCGCATGGCCGTATTGCATCTGTACAGCGTTGGTTGAAAGGCGGTGTTTGGTGACTCAGCTGTTTCGTTCGAGTCGGCACTAGGCCGGACGCTGTCGACGCTCAATACACGAAGATGGCCACTGTTTACGCGGAATCCTACATCAAGAGCCCGCTGGTCCAAGCTATAGGCGCCGATGGTGTGCAGACAATGCGTGAGGTGCTGGAGCGGGACTTTTCGGACTGCAGCGCAGAACACCTCGAAAGcaacccggagctgctggtgtCGGAGGAGTATATGAACAAAAAGAATTCGCTCGTGGAGCCCAACACGCGCATAACACCCCTGTGCCAGCTCTCCAGAAAAACGGAAGATGAGGCCCTAGAAATCGCAAAAATGCTTATCACGGAATACAAACTTGTCGATGCCAACCACGTCGACCTCATGGGGCAAACGGCGCTCTTCTACGCAGCGAGAGATGGCTGGAGCAAGTTTTGCGAGTTCCTTGCGCAAAATGGATGCGACCCCAACCACCAGGACCGACTCGGCCAAACCTGCCTCTTCTATGCCTCCAGAGAGGGGCATCACGAAACGCTGGAGGCACTTATCGCATGCAAAGCCGATGTCAACCTTGTCGACACCAATAAGCAAAACTGCCTCTTCTACGCCGCAAGGGACGGCCGTATGGAGGCAGTTAAGGTCCTCATCAAACACGGAATTAATTACAACTTGAAGGACGCACAGCGGCGACAAGCTATAACGTTCGCCAAGCTCAAGAACCAAACTGAAATCGTCAACTTGTTGAAAAGCatgtccaagtcggagtcacAACACGTCAAGCGGCCGCTCACTGACCCTGCGGATGTGCAGGGGCTGTTGCAGAGCGCCTCCACCGCGGATGAGATCAAGTCTGGAGTGCCGGTGGTGGTGAAGGAGGCTGGCAAGCCGCGGAAGTATAGGCTTCAGTTCAGGCCATTCGAGGACGATGCTAATCTATGGGTGGATGCGCCGCTAGTAAAGATTCGCGAGTTCGAATTGCGATTCCCCGAGCTCGCCACTTGGGACAAAACTGCGCCGTTCGCTCCGCTCTCGACACTGAGGAACCCCTTGGTCAAGCAGTGGCATCAAATCGGCCTTAACCTTCTATCGATGATGGGCAAGCAAGAGGGTGGCTACGTGTTCGAGAGGCCAGTCGACCCCAAGAAGCAGAACTGTCCGGATTATTTCGACATCGTCAAGAAGCCGATATCGTATTCGTGCATCAGGAGCAAAATAAAGAAGAACGTCTACACGAGCCCGAAGGAGTTTGTCGAGGACTGCCAGCTGGTGTTCGACAACTGCTTCAAATACAACAAGCCGGACACCTGGGTCGCGCAGGTTGGCCGTAACATCGAGACCTTCTTCAAGGAGCAGCTCAAGGAGCTGGATTTCGAAGCGTTCATAAATAAGCACGACAAGCTCAATGAGCTGCTTGAGACGGCAAACCAGTACGTGGAATCCAATGAAGTCCCTGCAGAAGCGGCATCATAAAACCGCGGTTAGCCAAACTGTGTTCCCCACGAACATGTACATCAAATGGCGAGTTACACTATTTTGACAAAACTTGTTTATAAATCGAGGTCATATGTCATACATAACGTCAGTCGCCGCAACCGGTGCTCCAGCTGCACAAGGGCACAGGAGTGAACCTCTATTCATTAAAGCACTGTTTCTAGTTGGCTGACGTGCTGAATGGCATGGCTATCGTCCTGAAGTCGATCCTTCATTTCGTCCCGTTGTGTGTGAAGATAACCACGAAGTGTTTCGTGGCTCCACGACGACGGAAACGATCTTCCAAGGTCGAATGCCCCCCGCCACTCTTGGTGGTAGCGCGTAAGTGACGGTTGTCACACCTCGGTCCATACCAAGTCATCTCGGTATCAGCAATGGTGAAGATAACACAGAACGTTTGTCGCCTACACCGTTCCTTGCAGATGCGAGACGCATTATGGGTCAACGCAGTTGACAGTCAATCTGCTGCGCGTTTTACACAGCTGGCCAAAGCTCCAGCGTATGTGCCTCGCGGCACATATTCTCCAGCATATCCAGGTTTAACCTCGTCTATGCTCACATCGAAACTAGAATCATGTCAGCTTATTGCCACATCGTACAGTAACACCAACTCACAGAGTCGGCAGCACGTAACCGTTAGGCACCCTACGCTATCGGTCCAACGAAGTTTTCGAAGCGGTGCGCCTTTGAACGTACTTTGAACAGCTCCCACTCGTGCCACATGTCTGTCAAGAGGCCGCCGGACATGGGATTCTTGGCCAGCTTGATGGCCACACGCTGCATCGACCAGCGCATCATGCGCACATACCAGGGCTTCTGCGATTCTATGACAATGTCCGACATCGTCTTGAGAAGCGTGTCCATCGTCATGTTGGCGTAGTGGTGAGAGAAGTACTCATAGCCGTTCGTCTGCTGCTCCATGTAGTCCGAGAAGTCCGCCGTCTTTAGCACAACGTATTTAGCCGACGTCTTCTTGACCGCGCCGTTAGCGGTGTGCCTCACGATTTCCTCGAGGGTCATGCGAATGCGCTTCCCGCAGAGGTAGCGAGCGATGGACGAGAAGTTCTGCAGCGCGGTACGCAGGGGCTCAAGCGTCGTGTAGGTCTTGTAGTACAACGTGGCCGTGGAAAGGTAACGACTCAGGAAAGTGTCCGTAGCGTTCAGCCTTTTGAAGGACGAGTTGTAGTGCACCAGAGTTTTCATGAATATGCGATACAGGTTGCTCTTCATTTTGCTTTTAACCTtgatgcgctcaactccgtTCTCCGCACGGTAGTCGGCCACCAACAGCGCGAACAACCGGAAAGCAGCCTCCAGCTGGTATGTATTGGGGAGGTGGATGGTCGGCTCAGCGTCTTGCAACGGGTGCAACTCCTGGTCCAACTTCATGCACTTGCCATCGCGGCAGCGAGCAAGGTAACGCTGCACGGATTCTTGGCAGGCATCCTTGTCAGCGAAACGCTCGCAGACACGTTCTTCTACGGCATCCTCGGCCATTGCGATCTCCACCAAACGCTCCTTGATTATCTGTTCGTGGTCTACGTTGCCAACTCCCGGGTTGATTTTGTGCATGACCTTAGAGAACAACGCGGTGAGAGGTATCTGCGTACGCACTGCATTACGCACCGCCGCTGATTGTTTAACGACCGATACGGCGCCAATGAACAGGGCGCTCAAGCAAAGCGCTAACGACCGCTGCACCTTCATGATGGATCGAGTCGTGTCTATTGTTGCCTGGGTCGTTGTGCGGATACAATCCACGTCAGAAGACTAAAATACACGAAAATCGTGATTATTATCTATATGTGTAAGTGCGTTCGCCCGGGGAACTGCCGTAGAGATTCATCAGCCTGAGTCGCATAAAAGATAGACACCTCGGTGCAGCGAAGTGCGACGAGCAAAGCAGTCAGACATCTTACTGCCATACTAAAACACACGGCTGCACCGCTCTTGCAAAATATCAAGCGTTACGCGTCATTGCGTTGAGCTCAAATATTATCGCCGATATTAGTTGTTGCCTCGGCATCGCGATGCAACAACAGCACCCATATAATAAGTGGCTGATAGACCAAAATGTCCTCATATAATACAGAGGAATGGTCATTGTTTGTTATGTTGCTTCTTGATGGGAAATGGTAGAGCGCGGGTCCACATGTAACACATTCAGTTTTACACACCACCCAAGGCGCCCATCTTCATGCTGCCTGAGTAACTAGTTTATCACCTTATATGGTTTCGCATGTTACGAAAAGTTAGTTATAGATGTGCGTAATGTGTTTGGCGCCGCAACCACACCTGTCGAGCGAATCTACCTAGTGTGTATGTTTGTCTAATATTGGTTACATTAATGACATGAATTGCAAGGCGCTACAAACACAAGAAGGATGTGATAGAGCGAATTTTCGTTCCATTAAGCACGGAACGGCGGAATTGCGTAATCCGTGGCCCCTTTGCCGTCCAGGAGTACAGCTGTCTATCGCGTGGTGTGATCAAAGCTCTCATACCGGTTCAAACTGACAAATTTCCAGCATAGAATTACGTTTTACAATTTGATTCCGTGTTTAAGTCTAATCCTTTCCTTTCAACGACATCTGCTCCATTTTTCGAGCCATTGCCGCCTCCCGCTGCTTGCGAATCTCAGCCAATCTGCAAGATGTATGTTTTGCATGACAATCACGATTACCTTGCGAGGTCGGCCTGAGCTGACTTCAGTTTGCCCTGCGCCATAAGCGTCTGCAGCAATGTGAACATATCCCTTTGCACGTACCATCTTCTGCCTCTCGAAATTCTGCCGCTGCAACTCCTCGCGTTCACGCCGGCTTAGTTCCACGACGCCGGTCTTCTCAATGGGACGCGCACTCCGGTTGGGGTTGCATATCTCAAACTCGCTGGAACTGCTCTGCACAGTCATGACGGCATTGGCGCGGCGCACTCACATCATCACTCGAATCCTCCTCCGAGgagtcatcgtcgtcattcTCGGGCTGGCAAGATGTTAGAATAAATTTTTGCGGCCATACCTCGTCACGCCTGGGTGGTCTCAGCACCTGAGGCTGCGATTCCTCAGCTTCCTCGTCGGTCAGCTCCTCACTCGACCCACTCCCCGCAACTTCAGCATTTCTTGCGATGATCTCCTCCTCGGTGGCGACGTAGCGCGACCTTCCCTTCGCGGTGTACTTCTTAGAGCTGCCTCGCTTGCGTTGCATCGTGACCAAACACCAAAAGCTCGACTACTCGTGGCAAATGATTCGCAACTATTTCAATAGCGCTTATGTATAATTTATTGCGCGCCAGAATTTTTTGCGTCGTGTAATACAAGTGGTTGTCGAGCGTTACACCTTGAGTCGGCGTGAAACTCCTGCTACGCCCCGACACAGGTGACAGAGCGGTGTTACTGCACCTGCTCCGCGGATATGACGCCATTAGGCCGCCGGGGCATCAGTTATCGCTTCTCATCACAATGGACGGCCTTTGGGATCTTGACGTCAGGAACGCCCTGTCGCTCATCACGGCAGCAGGCGACTGCGCCGAGCAGTTCTCGCGCAAAACGGACCCGGGCGACAGACACACCTATGGCACTATCATGCGTGCGAAGCTGGACTCTTTGAGAAAGGTGTGTGGAGGTTTAGCATCTCTACCATGTCGCAGACCATAGCAAACCTAGAGCTGACGCTCCGTGACATGTCAAGCGGAACGGTGCCCCCTGCGGACCTTGACGCGCGCAGAGAACAGCTGGACGGCATCAAGCGCTCGTACCAGGAATTAGAAGGGGTCCTGAGTCCAGCAGGAAACCATGCGTCGCTCCCTGCTGCGCAACCGGTTGGTGCATGTAATCAATTCTCATTACGCTGATCAGATGACTCCAAAGCGCCAACTCGACCACATGTCACGCGAAGAGCTCTACAACTATCGGAACTCGATGATGCGAGCTCAGGACAACGAGCTGGAGATGCTGGATTCGACCGCAGGCGCAATACACAGCATCAGCACCCACATCAAGGAGGAAGTCGACTACCATAACGACCTACTGGGTGACCTCGAGAACGCGATGGACACCTCACATACCTTGGTGTCACGCAACAGAGCAGCGCTCGCAGCGATGATCGAGCGCAGCAGCAAGGGACGACTGACGTTTTACATCGTCGTGCTCACCATTATATTGATTCTCGTGATTGTTCTATAGTGTAACATAAGGGCTCTAATGTTTATCGCAGTTTTACATCGGTGTGTAGAGGCCTCAGCGGTCGTTTGGTTGAGGCCAATCAAAGGTTTGGGCCTCGTAAGTTAGCTTTCAACGGAGTCGTATATTGAGTACATCGTACGCAATTCGAATGGTTCAGTCAAACTGGAAGGTGTCTATCAACAGCTGGTGATCTACGGGACCCGGCGGTTATGCTGCTGTCCCGTCGACAGCCAGTGCTGCTTCGCTCTTCCATGAGCCAGCAGAAATTTTCGCTATGTTGTACGAAAAACATTACTATTGCGAACATTATTTTAGCATCAAAGTAGTGGCCATGCCAATAGGTAGCACGTTTTGAGAAGATCAACCTGCGGCAGGAATCCCCTAGTTGCAGCTTGCTTGCGATCGCGCCGTCCTGTTGACACCGCCCACTCTACGTTAGGACATCCGTGAGATTGCATTTTACCGACCTTCTGCTGGATGTGTGGGCCGTAGTCAGCATATCGCAGTATCGAGGATGGCGAAGTCGTCGAAAAGTGCCAAGAGGGCCAAAAGGGCGCACTCGGACACTGCTCCAACGCGCAGGGAGCCCGAGTACAATGTAGTGCACGTGGAGCGCCTGCTAGAGGTGGAACGGCGACGTATCAAACTACCTGCCTGCATGATGGAGCAGGAGATAGTCGATGCGGTGAAGCACAACGACATCGTGGTCATAACGGGCGACACTGGTTGCGGCAAGTCGACGCAGGTGCCGCAGTTCCTATACGAAAATGGGCTGTGCACTGACGACGGGATTATCGGGGTGACGCAGGTCAGGCGTGTTGCCTGCCTGGCGCTGTACCAGCAGGTGTCGCTGGAGCTCAATTCGAAAACGCTTGTTGGCTACCAGTACCGCTTCAACAGGGGGTTCAACCAGCGGCTCTGCAAAATAAAGTTCATGACTGACGGCATTCTCCTGCAGGAGATCAAGGAGGACCTCTTGTGCACCCGCTACAGCGTGATCATCATCGACGAGGCGCACGAGCGGAACCTGAACTGTGACATTTTAATAGGCGTACTGTCGCGTGTGGTGCAGGTTAGGCGCGAACAGTTCGAAGCTGGCGTCCCTGGTGTCCAGCCCCTGAAACTGGTCATAATGTCAGCGACCATCCGCGCCGAAGATTTTCTTGAGGCTAAAATTTTCAACGGCAAAGTTGCGCACCTGCATATCGCAACGGAATTCAAGCGAAACACCATCCATTTCGCCCGCAGGAGTGTCCGTGATTACGTCGCCGACGCACAGGACAAGGTGCTTAAAATCCATCAGCGGTTACCACCGGGCAGCGTCCTTGTGTTCCTCACGGGCAAGGACGAACTGTATCGGCTGAAGCGGTTGCTGTCGCCGTACGAGCAACGTGCATCGGCGGCTCCCAGTGCCGCAACGCAACAGCCAGAAGAGcccgacgacgacgacgcaATATTTGAGCTGGAGAGCGACAGTGACACGGAGGATGAGCAAGGGCGTCGCAGTAGTAACAAGGATGATAGCGGTGATGATAATATGTACAATGATGATAATGATAGCGGTAATAAGGAAAAACAACCGGGTGCGGATGGCAGTGACGAAAAGGCTGAAGGACTGGACGCTGTTGCTACGGACGCAGCACCGGTGGCGAACGACGAAAACCAAGATGCAGATTCTGTACAAGAAAGGGGTGGTGAATCGGGCGTCCAAATCCATATACATGGCATAACGACGGAAACAGGCGACCATAATATGGTAGCGTTAAGTGAAAACGATCGATCGACAACTGTGTCAGACAGCACATCATCAGGCGATCGACCGGACCCCTCTAAATACTCAAATGCAGAAACTGATCTCAAAGAGAGCAAAGATGAAGAAGATGGCGCCAACAGGGGTCAGGTAACTGACAAGGATGACATTGGTGACGTTGCCGAGGACGAGGGTCATCTGGATGCGGAATCATCCCGGAGGGTCATCACCGGTGATTCCGACACGGAGCCGGAGGACGAAGCAGAGAAGGCCTACCACGTCGAGCTGGAGGTTTTGAGCAGGAACTACAAACGTCTGTCCGACATCAAGTGGCACGGTTCCGGAGCTGGAGCCGGAACGTTACGGGTCGTGGTGATGCACGCTTCACAGACCATGGATGCTCAGATGACGGCATTCACGTTGCCGTCTGACAACGAACGCGTCGTGATACTGTCCACAAACGTGGCAGAAACGGCCATTACACTGCCCAATATCAGGTACGTCGTCGACTGCGGGAAGGAGAAACGCCGGGTGGACGACATTTCGAGAGGCGTGTCCCGTTTCGTGGTTTGTGACATCAGCAAGGCATCCGCCGGTCAACGCTCTGGGCGTGCAGGCAGGGTGGGCAGCGGCCATTGCTACCGCCAGTACACCAGCAGCACTTACGAGACGCTGTTCGACGACTACTCCCCCGTAGAGATAGCCAATTGCAACCTCGAATCGACCATTTTGCTATTATCGGCAATAGGAATAGAGAACCCGTACGACTTCCCGTTCCTGACGCCCCCTCCGCTGGACAACATCAGGTCGGCGCTGCAGGCGCTCGCTGCACTGGGTGCAATCGAAACGCCGCGCCAACTGGCTGAAAGCCGGCACAGCGCGCAGAACGAGGTCACGGCCAACCCGTTCAAAATACCGCCCTCCTACCCCTACAAGACGTCTTACGAGGTTTTAGAGCGGATACGTGCTGCGCGCATAACGCAACTGGGACGCTAccttgcgctgctgccgctCCACCCTCGCTTCGGCAAGATGCTTTACTCGGTGGTGTCGAGGGGCGCAAACGCCGACGATCTGCGAACGGCCTGCTGCGTGATTTCGGCGCTATCTTTTGGCGCCGCTAATTTGGTAAACCCGCGCATCCCTGGGGGGGACGACAACCGGAAGCCAATACCGTCGCTGAGaagcgatgttgagttgTTCATATGGATTTGCTGCAGGTACTCCCAGACAACCGGCAACGGCGGATCGTCCTTCTGCAGCCAGTACGACATAAACGAGCGTCTTTTGCGCGAGGTGTTCCAGCAAGCGGAGCAGCTGTACCGTGCAGTGCGGGCGTCGTTGGGCAGCCAAGCGCAGCACCTCGACGCTGACTGGAGCGGCCCACTGTCAACGCCCAACCGCAGCGCGAAGCAAATTATCGAAGCCGCGATTGTGGAGTGTCTCGTGGACAAGGTGGCGGTGCACGCGAGCCGGTTGTCCAATGACGCCCATGCGGCTGCCACCAACGCGTACCGCACGAGCGCCCTAACCGCGCTGCGTAGGGACGTATTCCTGCCGCGGACATACTCCCGCCACAAGCCCGAATGCGTCGTTTACGTCGGGCTGGTGGGCGACGAGAAGATCAAGATGCAAGACGTGCTGCCCACCGACGCTGCAACGATCTGTACACTGCGGTCGCCGATGATAGTTGCCAACAGCATCCAcaaggcgctgccgccCAGGTACAACGCCGAGCACGACTGCGTGGAAGCATTCGTCAACAAGGTTTATGCGCCACTGGAGTTCCCGCTGGGCATCGCAAAAGCGGCGTTGAACCCTGACCACCCGTTGGCAACGAGAACGTTTGCACAGCAGCTCTGCCTGGGCAACGTGTTCCCCGCGCTGAGGCAGTTCTCAGGGGCGCTTATTGTGAGCGAAGCGGATTTCCTGGCACCAACAAAGGCCAAAGGGCCACTGGCGACCCTCCTACTGGCGTTACGGCGCTCACGCGTGAGCAGCCGTGCAACGTTCCTCGCCGCCAGCCAGCAAGATGCAAATTTCCTGCTGCACGAGTTCCGAGGAATAATTCGTGCTGGACACGCGGATCACCAGGCTGTGGAAGAGGCATTCAGGAGCATCAGGGAAGACAGGGTGTACGGCGCAACCCAGGTGTAGCGCGGCGCTATCCACGTCACACATTTGATTATTAATGCGCGACACCACACGCAACGCAAGGGCGTTTAAGTAATGTTTTCATCCCCGGTGCCGTTTTGAATTTGTAAACGCGGCAATTGCAAGATTTGGCATTTGGTCCTACGGGCAAACAGGACGCGTTGCAACTCGAGCGGCGCTTCGCTGGCATGGTGGCGGCAACTCCGCTATAGTTATTGAGCCTTTCCTCAGCGAACATGGCGTTTGCTGGGCTGCACGGGCAGCAGCACTATGGCCGCGATCTCGCGGATGGGCTGCGGTTCCGAAGTGCTCTCTTCAATCGCATCGCGGACTTTTTCATAGGAGTAGACACTTACAGGCAGAGGAGAGCGCGGCAGAGGGCCAACGAAGCCGACATGGTGATGGACTTCGTCGTCCTACACCCGCTTAAGGCGCTCACCTTCATCAAGGGTTCCATCATCTGCGGCGCCTTAATGAACGTGCTGCTATACGTCCCCAACGAGACGGTACTCGGGCTAGTCGAGCCCCAGAGCGACCTTGGCGACTCAATCGTGTGGTGGTACGTTCCATGGCGTGATCCATACATGCGACGGATGCAGGTGGTTGGCGTTCAACAAGCTACTGCACGCGCTCCAGATCCCGGGCAGGATAATGGCGCTGTACACTATGAGCCGTTTGTGGGGGAGGAGCAACCAGGAGATCATGTACTGCATGTCCGTCCTTACGACCTCGCGGCTCTGGAACTGGTGCAGGCGGCTTAGCGTTCTCACGTACGCCTCGTATGCCGCCGGCTTTCTTGCGTCCAGGCACCCCCGCGTTCAAGACCACGTGTTGTTGAACGGCTTTATCCTATACGTCTTTTCCATAGTCACCATGCGCGTGGCCTTCACCTTCGCAATCTTCTACCACTGCTTCCCACCGACCCCAGCCAGGAACACACACAAGCCGGCCAATAGGGAGGAAATCGATAGGTTGCCCGTGGTCCTCTACCGCGACATGAAGGAGGACAACGCCACAATGTGCAGGATTTGTTTGGAGGAATTCCAGCCGGAGCACCGCTTGCGTATGCTGCGCTGTAAGCACGGTTACCACGTCGCGTGCATAGATGCGTGGCTGGCGCGCAGCAACAAATGCCCGTGGTGCATGTCTACCGTCAACTGACCGTTGATCGCCAAGACtctcacggcagcggcgagtgGTAAACCTGTAGCCAGTCTTGGAGGCCCGTATGATGCCTCCAAGTTAAACTGTGTCGGAGACTAACGTCTCATTTAATGTACATCACGTTATTAATTATAGCCTGTTTGACTGCAAAAAAGTGAAGATATGCAAAGTCGTGTAACATTTCGTATTGTCCGGGGGAGGCAGCCATACCTCTATACATCCCGACGGGATAAACCCATGTGGATGTTGTCTGGA
This sequence is a window from Babesia bigemina genome assembly Bbig001, chromosome : I. Protein-coding genes within it:
- a CDS encoding bromodomain/ankyrin repeat containing protein, putative produces the protein MATVYAESYIKSPLVQAIGADGVQTMREVLERDFSDCSAEHLESNPELLVSEEYMNKKNSLVEPNTRITPLCQLSRKTEDEALEIAKMLITEYKLVDANHVDLMGQTALFYAARDGWSKFCEFLAQNGCDPNHQDRLGQTCLFYASREGHHETLEALIACKADVNLVDTNKQNCLFYAARDGRMEAVKVLIKHGINYNLKDAQRRQAITFAKLKNQTEIVNLLKSMSKSESQHVKRPLTDPADVQGLLQSASTADEIKSGVPVVVKEAGKPRKYRLQFRPFEDDANLWVDAPLVKIREFELRFPELATWDKTAPFAPLSTLRNPLVKQWHQIGLNLLSMMGKQEGGYVFERPVDPKKQNCPDYFDIVKKPISYSCIRSKIKKNVYTSPKEFVEDCQLVFDNCFKYNKPDTWVAQVGRNIETFFKEQLKELDFEAFINKHDKLNELLETANQYVESNEVPAEAAS
- a CDS encoding RAP-1 related antigen (RRA), putative, translated to MKVQRSLALCLSALFIGAVSVVKQSAAVRNAVRTQIPLTALFSKVMHKINPGVGNVDHEQIIKERLVEIAMAEDAVEERVCERFADKDACQESVQRYLARCRDGKCMKLDQELHPLQDAEPTIHLPNTYQLEAAFRLFALLVADYRAENGVERIKVKSKMKSNLYRIFMKTLVHYNSSFKRLNATDTFLSRYLSTATLYYKTYTTLEPLRTALQNFSSIARYLCGKRIRMTLEEIVRHTANGAVKKTSAKYVVLKTADFSDYMEQQTNGYEYFSHHYANMTMDTLLKTMSDIVIESQKPWYVRMMRWSMQRVAIKLAKNPMSGGLLTDMWHEWELFKVRSKAHRFENFVGPIA
- a CDS encoding platelet-derived growth factor-associated protein, putative translates to MQRKRGSSKKYTAKGRSRYVATEEEIIARNAEVAGSGSSEELTDEEAEESQPQVLRPPRRDEPENDDDDSSEEDSSDDSSSSEFEICNPNRSARPIEKTGVVELSRREREELQRQNFERQKMTLMAQGKLKSAQADLARLAEIRKQREAAMARKMEQMSLKGKD
- a CDS encoding SNARE protein, putative, whose amino-acid sequence is MDGLWDLDVRNALSLITAAGDCAEQFSRKTDPGDRHTYGTIMRAKLDSLRKTIANLELTLRDMSSGTVPPADLDARREQLDGIKRSYQELEGVLSPAGNHASLPAAQPMTPKRQLDHMSREELYNYRNSMMRAQDNELEMLDSTAGAIHSISTHIKEEVDYHNDLLGDLENAMDTSHTLVSRNRAALAAMIERSSKGRLTFYIVVLTIILILVIVL
- a CDS encoding RNA helicase, putative, yielding MAKSSKSAKRAKRAHSDTAPTRREPEYNVVHVERLLEVERRRIKLPACMMEQEIVDAVKHNDIVVITGDTGCGKSTQVPQFLYENGLCTDDGIIGVTQVRRVACLALYQQVSLELNSKTLVGYQYRFNRGFNQRLCKIKFMTDGILLQEIKEDLLCTRYSVIIIDEAHERNLNCDILIGVLSRVVQVRREQFEAGVPGVQPLKLVIMSATIRAEDFLEAKIFNGKVAHLHIATEFKRNTIHFARRSVRDYVADAQDKVLKIHQRLPPGSVLVFLTGKDELYRLKRLLSPYEQRASAAPSAATQQPEEPDDDDAIFELESDSDTEDEQGRRSSNKDDSGDDNMYNDDNDSGNKEKQPGADGSDEKAEGLDAVATDAAPVANDENQDADSVQERGGESGVQIHIHGITTETGDHNMVALSENDRSTTVSDSTSSGDRPDPSKYSNAETDLKESKDEEDGANRGQVTDKDDIGDVAEDEGHLDAESSRRVITGDSDTEPEDEAEKAYHVELEVLSRNYKRLSDIKWHGSGAGAGTLRVVVMHASQTMDAQMTAFTLPSDNERVVILSTNVAETAITLPNIRYVVDCGKEKRRVDDISRGVSRFVVCDISKASAGQRSGRAGRVGSGHCYRQYTSSTYETLFDDYSPVEIANCNLESTILLLSAIGIENPYDFPFLTPPPLDNIRSALQALAALGAIETPRQLAESRHSAQNEVTANPFKIPPSYPYKTSYEVLERIRAARITQLGRYLALLPLHPRFGKMLYSVVSRGANADDLRTACCVISALSFGAANLVNPRIPGGDDNRKPIPSLRSDVELFIWICCRYSQTTGNGGSSFCSQYDINERLLREVFQQAEQLYRAVRASLGSQAQHLDADWSGPLSTPNRSAKQIIEAAIVECLVDKVAVHASRLSNDAHAAATNAYRTSALTALRRDVFLPRTYSRHKPECVVYVGLVGDEKIKMQDVLPTDAATICTLRSPMIVANSIHKALPPRYNAEHDCVEAFVNKVYAPLEFPLGIAKAALNPDHPLATRTFAQQLCLGNVFPALRQFSGALIVSEADFLAPTKAKGPLATLLLALRRSRVSSRATFLAASQQDANFLLHEFRGIIRAGHADHQAVEEAFRSIREDRVYGATQV
- a CDS encoding zinc finger, C3HC4 type domain containing protein, putative, giving the protein MAFAGLHGQQHYGRDLADGLRFRSALFNRIADFFIGVDTYRQRRARQRANEADMVMDFVVLHPLKALTFIKGSIICGALMNVLLYVPNETVLGLVEPQSDLGDSIVWWWLAFNKLLHALQIPGRIMALYTMSRLWGRSNQEIMYCMSVLTTSRLWNWCRRLSVLTYASYAAGFLASRHPRVQDHVLLNGFILYVFSIVTMRVAFTFAIFYHCFPPTPARNTHKPANREEIDRLPVVLYRDMKEDNATMCRICLEEFQPEHRLRMLRCKHGYHVACIDAWLARSNKCPWCMSTVN